Proteins encoded by one window of Massilia sp. NR 4-1:
- a CDS encoding tetratricopeptide repeat protein has product MKDRIAALLLAASAGLAHATAPTAPGAASGITALNEARELLRGPAASPAGWPRAFSLLKIAAEDGNAAAAYYLGLMYRNGMGVARDSNLAAHWLCKAAQGRVAPAMFLYANMLLNGEGAARDEATARRWIEQAAALEHPGAMLQMALALREGSMGFERDEAQYEIYMKEAAHALRHQMPEP; this is encoded by the coding sequence ATGAAAGACCGCATCGCAGCGCTGTTGCTTGCCGCTAGCGCAGGCCTGGCTCATGCCACAGCGCCCACGGCTCCTGGTGCCGCAAGCGGAATAACTGCACTGAATGAAGCCCGGGAGCTGCTGCGCGGTCCGGCGGCCTCGCCCGCAGGCTGGCCGCGCGCCTTCTCCCTGCTCAAGATTGCGGCGGAAGATGGGAACGCGGCGGCAGCCTACTATCTGGGCCTGATGTACCGCAACGGCATGGGCGTGGCGCGGGACAGCAATCTGGCCGCGCATTGGTTGTGCAAAGCAGCGCAGGGTAGGGTGGCGCCAGCCATGTTCCTGTATGCGAATATGCTGCTGAACGGAGAAGGCGCCGCCCGCGATGAAGCAACTGCGCGGCGCTGGATCGAACAAGCGGCAGCGCTGGAGCATCCTGGCGCCATGCTGCAAATGGCGCTTGCCCTGCGCGAAGGCAGCATGGGCTTCGAGCGCGACGAAGCCCAGTACGAGATCTATATGAAGGAAGCGGCGCATGCCTTGCGCCACCAGATGCCCGAACCATAA
- a CDS encoding bifunctional 2',3'-cyclic-nucleotide 2'-phosphodiesterase/3'-nucleotidase produces the protein MRFLPCLPVLPLLLSACSTLTPSPVPAGSETTLALLETTDLHANVASYDYYKLAPEPSIGLERTATLIRQARTEFANTLLLDNGDTIQGTALADYQALVAPLACDQTLAIYKVMNQLGVEGAGIGNHEFNYGLAYLSQVTGNRFEVDSVDPAKPRCAGPAFPQVLANVYSAKTRQPLFKPYHIIDKQITATGPDGKPLKLALKVGIIGFAPPTILTWDKRWLEGRIYTEGVRETAQKYIPEMRAKGADLVVAISHGGLDNSPYSPTMENGNWYLSQVPGVDAMLIGHSHQVFPNATSTVPQFNLPGVDKVKGTVNGVPTVMANLWGKHLGVIALRLRHDGKSWSVERNATTVEARPIQTGDKRYVEADPAVAPLIAAEHAATIKYVQTPVGTTDFRMSTYFADAGDVSAIQIVNQAQAAYLEKHVKANMPELAHLPVLSVSSPFKAGTAGVSDYTDVKAGSVALNNAADLYLYPNALYGVKVDGAGLKAWLERSAERFNSIDPKLATPQELVNTGYPSYNFDVLSSPDVSYEIDLSQPVGQRVKKLSYKGQPLNPSQEFLVATNNYRASGGGGFPGLDGSKTIFAAPDNNREILIAYIQAAKGLSRARNGGSRSWRFSKLQTKGPVVFHSAPEKLDLARAAGLDNITQLQADDGMGKGFALYAIDLSK, from the coding sequence ATGCGCTTCCTACCCTGCCTTCCCGTTCTGCCCCTGCTCCTGTCAGCTTGCTCGACGCTGACGCCATCGCCGGTTCCCGCCGGCAGCGAAACCACACTGGCCTTGCTGGAAACCACCGACCTGCACGCCAATGTGGCCAGCTACGACTATTACAAGCTGGCGCCGGAGCCATCGATCGGCCTGGAACGCACCGCTACGCTGATCCGCCAGGCGCGGACCGAATTCGCCAACACCCTGCTGCTCGATAATGGCGACACCATCCAGGGCACGGCGCTGGCCGATTACCAGGCGCTGGTCGCGCCGCTGGCCTGCGACCAGACGTTGGCGATTTATAAGGTGATGAACCAGCTGGGCGTGGAGGGCGCCGGCATCGGCAACCACGAGTTCAATTACGGTCTGGCGTATCTGAGCCAAGTGACGGGCAACCGCTTTGAAGTGGATAGCGTAGACCCGGCCAAGCCGCGCTGCGCCGGTCCTGCCTTCCCGCAGGTGCTGGCCAATGTGTACAGCGCGAAAACGCGCCAGCCGCTGTTCAAGCCCTATCACATCATCGATAAGCAGATCACGGCCACCGGCCCGGATGGCAAACCGCTCAAGCTGGCGCTGAAGGTGGGGATCATCGGCTTTGCGCCGCCCACCATCCTGACCTGGGACAAGCGCTGGCTGGAAGGCCGCATCTATACCGAGGGCGTACGTGAAACGGCGCAGAAATACATTCCCGAGATGCGCGCCAAAGGCGCTGACCTGGTGGTGGCGATTTCGCACGGTGGCCTGGATAACAGCCCCTATTCGCCTACCATGGAGAACGGCAACTGGTATCTGTCTCAAGTGCCGGGCGTGGACGCCATGCTGATCGGGCATTCGCACCAGGTCTTCCCCAACGCCACCAGCACCGTGCCGCAATTTAACCTGCCGGGCGTGGACAAGGTGAAAGGCACGGTGAATGGCGTGCCGACCGTGATGGCGAACCTGTGGGGCAAGCATCTGGGCGTGATCGCCCTGCGCCTGCGTCATGACGGCAAGAGCTGGAGCGTCGAGCGTAACGCCACCACGGTGGAAGCGCGTCCGATCCAGACCGGTGACAAGCGCTATGTGGAAGCCGATCCCGCAGTCGCACCGCTGATTGCCGCCGAACACGCGGCCACCATCAAATATGTGCAGACGCCAGTCGGCACCACCGATTTCCGCATGAGCACCTATTTCGCCGACGCGGGTGATGTCAGTGCGATCCAGATCGTGAATCAGGCGCAGGCTGCCTATCTGGAAAAGCATGTGAAGGCGAACATGCCGGAACTGGCGCACTTGCCGGTGCTGTCGGTGTCCTCGCCGTTCAAGGCCGGCACGGCGGGCGTTAGCGACTACACCGACGTAAAGGCAGGCAGCGTTGCGCTGAACAACGCGGCGGACCTGTATCTGTACCCAAACGCGCTGTACGGCGTGAAGGTTGATGGCGCGGGGCTGAAAGCATGGCTGGAGCGCTCCGCCGAACGCTTCAACTCCATCGATCCCAAGCTGGCAACGCCTCAGGAGCTGGTCAACACCGGCTACCCAAGCTATAACTTCGACGTATTGAGCAGCCCCGATGTGAGCTACGAGATCGACCTGAGCCAGCCCGTTGGCCAGCGCGTGAAAAAGCTGAGCTACAAAGGCCAGCCGCTCAATCCATCGCAGGAATTCCTGGTGGCGACCAATAACTACCGTGCCAGCGGCGGTGGCGGCTTCCCCGGTCTGGATGGCAGCAAAACCATCTTTGCCGCGCCGGACAACAACCGCGAAATCCTGATCGCCTATATCCAGGCGGCGAAAGGCTTGAGCCGCGCCCGCAACGGCGGTTCGCGCAGCTGGCGCTTCAGCAAGCTGCAAACCAAAGGTCCGGTCGTCTTCCATTCCGCACCTGAGAAGCTGGACCTGGCCCGCGCCGCAGGTCTGGACAACATCACCCAGTTGCAAGCCGACGACGGCATGGGCAAAGGCTTCGCGCTGTACGCCATCGACCTGTCGAAATGA
- a CDS encoding PEP-CTERM sorting domain-containing protein (PEP-CTERM proteins occur, often in large numbers, in the proteomes of bacteria that also encode an exosortase, a predicted intramembrane cysteine proteinase. The presence of a PEP-CTERM domain at a protein's C-terminus predicts cleavage within the sorting domain, followed by covalent anchoring to some some component of the (usually Gram-negative) cell surface. Many PEP-CTERM proteins exhibit an unusual sequence composition that includes large numbers of potential glycosylation sites. Expression of one such protein has been shown restore the ability of a bacterium to form floc, a type of biofilm.), which yields MAAALPGQAAVINLSSSASSVAVGQSFNVDFRISGLSGAADDSLSGFDLTVMFDSRVLQLTGFSFADANGVNQLDLAEAASFGFLGDAKASGSLIDVFGLSGNSATVLDAAQTDAFRFLSLNFKALAPSAGAFINLDKFDPEILFVNSGAGGLPINFGSDGVQIAIGQNTQVPEPGTLLLLLAALPALLLARRRGAAALALSAGLAATLPASAQQPAPAQASKDASAPTAKAGDAISGQILEIKGQRAQIRMNNGSVQWVSLDTPVSNLLVGAKISGKLVQGGDTLRLTNISISN from the coding sequence ATGGCTGCCGCCTTGCCCGGGCAGGCGGCGGTGATCAATCTTTCCTCCTCCGCCAGTTCCGTAGCAGTGGGACAAAGCTTCAATGTGGACTTCCGCATCAGTGGTTTGAGCGGAGCCGCCGACGACTCGCTCAGCGGCTTTGACCTGACAGTGATGTTTGACTCCAGAGTCCTGCAACTGACCGGCTTCAGCTTCGCTGACGCCAACGGCGTAAATCAGCTCGACCTGGCCGAAGCCGCATCCTTCGGCTTCCTCGGCGATGCGAAGGCATCCGGCAGCCTGATCGACGTCTTCGGCTTGTCGGGCAATAGCGCCACGGTGCTGGATGCAGCCCAGACCGATGCCTTCCGCTTTCTGAGCCTGAATTTCAAGGCCCTGGCGCCAAGCGCAGGCGCGTTTATCAATCTCGACAAATTTGATCCTGAAATATTGTTCGTCAATAGTGGGGCTGGCGGCCTGCCGATCAACTTCGGCAGCGATGGAGTGCAGATCGCCATCGGTCAGAACACGCAGGTGCCGGAACCCGGTACTTTGCTCCTGCTACTGGCCGCCCTGCCCGCACTGCTCCTGGCGCGCCGCCGTGGCGCGGCTGCCCTGGCCTTGAGCGCCGGTCTGGCCGCCACCCTGCCGGCATCGGCCCAGCAGCCGGCGCCGGCCCAGGCCAGCAAGGACGCCTCCGCCCCGACCGCCAAGGCCGGCGATGCCATCAGCGGGCAAATCCTGGAGATCAAGGGCCAGCGCGCCCAGATCCGCATGAACAATGGCAGCGTGCAATGGGTGTCGCTGGATACCCCGGTCAGCAATCTGCTGGTCGGCGCCAAGATCAGCGGCAAGCTGGTACAGGGCGGCGACACGCTGCGCCTGACCAATATCTCCATTTCCAACTGA
- a CDS encoding triacylglycerol lipase — MRFNITALWLALAASSAAAPALAQTTSPFTPPEEKLGIYVANSGPGLDTGCTYRSGGPLVIKIPVPKVVNDKQLNPDGTLADAAKLVSNGVLSAQATIRFPVYDIDDKAQNPGIAPELDRVSFNGKFKKTLEGFNNTWTDDSIIVPIEELKFGKDNELRIDIDTGNSTEEWCMAVDWVSIEFEATPPYVLAHGIWAGRGTWDEGESPGVLAALEERGVLVDRWSLGVAQNGNGSVAANAAELNTHIIDYLKPLKADKVHIIAHSKGGLDSQGLQALGPEFEIVSLSTLSTPHRGSVAADLSIIQKTTADDLVARGDDPGGLAAAYIDGWTFGQGPQLPGLRDLTTYAATAAISTGQRGNIPGTYTFGANADLNHDDQLTDNEMDPYPGLSHRALERAWRVLRTFQEATMTLTTVPGHIWGTRTVLTYTTVLTPEPQANDIVVTENSANPGYGTPLGNSGANHNTVRSVGNVNTALDTTIPLK; from the coding sequence ATGCGATTCAATATCACAGCGCTCTGGTTGGCGTTGGCGGCATCGTCCGCCGCCGCGCCGGCACTGGCGCAGACCACTTCCCCCTTCACGCCGCCCGAGGAAAAACTAGGCATCTATGTCGCCAATTCCGGTCCCGGCCTGGATACCGGCTGCACCTACCGCAGCGGCGGCCCGCTGGTGATCAAGATTCCGGTGCCGAAGGTCGTCAACGACAAGCAACTGAATCCGGACGGCACCCTGGCCGACGCGGCCAAGCTGGTGAGCAATGGCGTGCTCTCGGCCCAGGCCACAATCCGCTTCCCTGTGTACGATATCGACGATAAAGCGCAAAATCCCGGCATCGCGCCTGAACTGGACCGCGTCAGCTTCAATGGCAAGTTCAAGAAAACGCTGGAAGGCTTCAACAATACCTGGACCGACGACAGCATCATCGTGCCGATCGAGGAACTGAAATTCGGCAAAGACAATGAGCTGCGCATCGATATCGACACCGGCAACAGCACGGAGGAATGGTGCATGGCGGTGGACTGGGTTTCCATCGAATTCGAAGCCACGCCGCCCTATGTGCTGGCGCATGGCATCTGGGCCGGCCGTGGCACCTGGGATGAAGGCGAGTCGCCCGGCGTACTGGCCGCGCTGGAAGAGCGCGGCGTGCTGGTCGACCGCTGGTCGCTGGGCGTCGCGCAGAACGGCAACGGTTCGGTGGCGGCCAACGCGGCCGAGCTGAATACCCATATCATCGACTACCTGAAGCCGCTGAAGGCCGACAAGGTGCATATCATCGCCCACAGCAAGGGCGGCCTGGATTCGCAGGGCTTGCAGGCGCTTGGACCTGAGTTCGAGATCGTCTCCCTCTCCACCCTCTCCACCCCGCACCGCGGCAGCGTGGCGGCCGACCTCTCCATCATCCAGAAAACCACGGCCGACGACCTGGTCGCCCGGGGCGACGATCCCGGCGGCCTGGCTGCCGCCTACATTGACGGCTGGACTTTTGGCCAGGGACCGCAACTGCCCGGCCTGCGCGACCTGACCACCTATGCGGCAACGGCCGCCATCTCCACCGGCCAGCGCGGCAATATCCCCGGCACCTATACCTTTGGCGCCAACGCCGACCTGAATCACGACGACCAGCTGACCGATAACGAGATGGATCCCTACCCCGGCCTTTCCCACCGCGCGCTGGAGCGGGCATGGCGCGTGCTGCGCACCTTCCAGGAAGCGACCATGACGCTGACCACGGTGCCTGGCCATATCTGGGGCACGCGCACGGTGCTGACCTACACCACCGTGCTGACGCCCGAGCCGCAGGCAAACGATATAGTGGTCACGGAGAATTCGGCCAATCCCGGCTACGGCACGCCGCTGGGCAATAGCGGGGCCAACCACAATACGGTACGCAGCGTGGGCAACGTCAACACCGCCCTCGACACCACGATCCCACTCAAATGA
- a CDS encoding choice-of-anchor X domain-containing protein: protein MKTFITLLSAARSALSRLWALLFLFALACGVPAAHAQSVPVAVNTPVTVTGNIAPGATTLDIPFNVGGADGLRFDLIVPVNGASLSLIDPSGKVAIGPQDPRLSFEAGSGRTPPLPGGVFTGTELANPADGVWLLRVSFPAAPVKTVALGTVFARSRYQVGIAIERNTLLAGEDVGVGLLVLDNGQPIKALTPTIAIGTGAPQSALDNGQGADGLANDGVYSVDHTFAAAGTFDIVGKVTIPTAKGPIQRNASAQVKVVPPQLQSQGIDLLTQRGANNCVTGLQVNAGFNVLKAARYSTLVRLTAPNGKYIDVRKAGSYQLGPVTVSASYGAADLKAKLGSDGPFRVSQIDTLELGADEFTLAFRKRDAGVFNVNLSDLCAGAIELQKQLSVTPVLQDGYIASFKLAFPVKVRSAGFYQISFKVVGPNGEDIALLNASRSLQAGDNLVEANLASDKFQTVDGPYQAISLVVVQGANSARLTNMGSTDSYSRWQFYPKKAGDLDGDGVVGPADVSLITQQRGAAALKPGDRRDINRDGVIDLRDARALQQLR from the coding sequence ATGAAGACATTTATCACCTTGCTGTCAGCGGCACGATCGGCGCTTAGCCGCTTGTGGGCGCTGCTTTTCCTGTTTGCGCTGGCTTGCGGCGTCCCCGCCGCCCATGCGCAAAGCGTGCCGGTGGCGGTGAATACGCCGGTCACGGTCACGGGCAATATCGCGCCTGGCGCCACCACGCTGGATATTCCCTTTAACGTCGGCGGCGCCGACGGCCTGCGCTTCGACCTGATCGTGCCGGTCAATGGCGCCTCTCTCAGCCTGATCGACCCGAGCGGCAAAGTCGCCATCGGCCCGCAGGACCCGCGCCTGAGCTTCGAAGCGGGCAGCGGCCGCACGCCGCCTTTGCCGGGCGGCGTGTTTACCGGCACCGAACTGGCCAACCCCGCCGACGGCGTGTGGCTTCTGCGTGTGAGCTTCCCGGCCGCGCCGGTCAAGACCGTGGCCCTGGGCACGGTGTTTGCCCGTTCACGCTACCAGGTCGGCATCGCCATCGAGCGCAACACCCTGCTGGCGGGGGAAGACGTGGGCGTGGGCTTGCTGGTGCTGGACAACGGCCAGCCGATCAAGGCGCTGACGCCAACCATCGCCATCGGTACAGGTGCGCCGCAATCTGCGCTGGATAATGGCCAGGGCGCGGATGGACTGGCGAATGATGGCGTGTATAGCGTCGACCATACTTTCGCCGCGGCCGGCACGTTCGACATCGTCGGCAAGGTAACCATTCCCACCGCGAAGGGACCGATCCAGCGCAACGCCAGCGCCCAGGTCAAGGTGGTGCCGCCGCAGCTGCAAAGCCAGGGCATCGACCTGTTGACCCAGCGCGGCGCGAACAACTGCGTCACCGGCCTGCAGGTGAACGCCGGCTTCAATGTGCTGAAGGCGGCGCGCTATTCGACCCTGGTGCGCTTGACCGCGCCCAACGGCAAATACATCGACGTGCGCAAGGCTGGCAGCTACCAGCTTGGCCCCGTCACCGTATCGGCCAGCTACGGCGCGGCCGACCTGAAGGCCAAGCTTGGCAGCGACGGTCCTTTCCGCGTCAGCCAGATCGATACCCTGGAACTGGGCGCCGACGAATTCACGCTGGCCTTCCGCAAGCGCGATGCGGGCGTGTTCAACGTGAATCTGTCCGACCTGTGCGCGGGCGCCATCGAACTGCAAAAGCAGCTCAGCGTGACGCCGGTGCTGCAGGACGGCTATATCGCCTCCTTCAAGCTGGCCTTCCCGGTCAAGGTGCGTTCGGCCGGCTTCTACCAGATCTCCTTCAAGGTGGTCGGTCCGAACGGCGAGGATATCGCCCTGCTGAACGCCTCGCGTTCGCTGCAGGCTGGCGACAATCTGGTGGAGGCGAACCTGGCTTCCGACAAGTTCCAGACCGTCGACGGTCCCTACCAGGCGATCTCGCTGGTGGTAGTGCAAGGCGCCAACAGCGCCCGCCTCACCAATATGGGCAGCACCGACAGCTATTCCCGCTGGCAGTTCTATCCGAAAAAGGCCGGCGATCTGGATGGGGATGGCGTGGTTGGACCTGCTGATGTAAGCTTGATCACACAGCAGCGCGGCGCCGCCGCCCTGAAACCAGGCGACCGCCGCGATATCAACCGCGACGGCGTGATCGACCTGCGCGACGCCCGCGCATTGCAGCAACTGCGCTGA
- the prfB gene encoding peptide chain release factor 2 (programmed frameshift), with protein MEAERINSLSALLADLTTREAELRRYLDFDKKSEKLEQLNAELEDPAVWNDPKRAQDMGREKKALEGVVLTLIKADNDLRDMNDLFAMAKEEGDGDTLESVAGDVSEIQKVIESMEFRRMFNNPMDPNNCFIDIQAGAGGTEAQDWASMLLRQYVRYCERKGFKVEIMEQSDGEVAGIKTATLKIEGEYAYGHLRTETGVHRLVRKSPFDSANGRHTSFTSLFVYPEVDDSIEIEINPADLRIDTYRASGAGGQHINKTDSAVRLTHGPSGIVVQCQNDRSQHRNKAEAMEMLKAKLYEQELRKRMSEQQKLEDSKTDVGWGHQIRSYVLDQSRIKDLRTGFETGNTKNVLDGDLDDFISASLKQGV; from the exons ATGGAAGCTGAACGCATCAATTCCCTCTCCGCCCTGCTCGCCGATCTGACGACGCGCGAAGCCGAACTTCGGAGGTATCTT GACTTCGATAAGAAGTCGGAGAAACTCGAACAACTGAACGCCGAGCTGGAAGACCCGGCGGTCTGGAACGACCCTAAACGCGCCCAGGACATGGGCCGCGAAAAGAAAGCGCTGGAAGGCGTGGTCCTGACCCTGATCAAGGCCGATAACGACCTGCGCGACATGAACGACCTGTTCGCCATGGCCAAGGAAGAAGGCGACGGCGATACGCTGGAATCGGTCGCGGGCGACGTGTCCGAAATCCAGAAAGTCATCGAATCGATGGAATTCCGCCGGATGTTCAACAATCCGATGGATCCGAACAACTGCTTCATCGACATCCAGGCCGGTGCCGGCGGTACCGAAGCCCAGGACTGGGCCTCCATGCTGCTGCGCCAGTACGTGCGCTATTGCGAGCGCAAGGGCTTCAAGGTCGAGATCATGGAACAGTCGGACGGCGAGGTTGCCGGCATCAAGACCGCGACCCTGAAAATCGAGGGCGAGTACGCTTACGGCCATCTGCGCACCGAAACCGGCGTGCACCGCCTGGTGCGCAAGTCGCCGTTCGACAGCGCCAACGGCCGCCACACCTCGTTCACCTCGCTCTTCGTCTATCCCGAAGTGGATGATTCGATCGAGATCGAGATCAACCCGGCCGACCTGCGCATCGATACCTATCGCGCATCGGGCGCCGGCGGTCAGCACATCAACAAGACCGACTCCGCGGTTCGTCTGACCCACGGCCCATCGGGCATCGTGGTGCAGTGCCAGAACGACCGTTCCCAGCACCGCAACAAGGCCGAGGCGATGGAAATGCTGAAGGCCAAGCTGTATGAGCAGGAACTGCGCAAGCGCATGAGCGAGCAGCAGAAGCTGGAAGACTCCAAGACCGATGTGGGCTGGGGCCACCAGATCCGCTCCTACGTGCTGGACCAGTCGCGCATCAAGGATCTGCGCACCGGCTTCGAAACCGGCAATACCAAGAACGTGCTGGACGGCGACCTGGACGATTTCATCTCCGCCTCGCTGAAACAGGGCGTTTAA
- a CDS encoding HAD family phosphatase — MSQTVRAFVFDMDGTIVDNMAFHTQSWLAFFARRGREVDADEFFRTTAGRQGGEIMRSYLGEHLSHEEVALLSHEKEELYRELYAPHLATVSGFDALTGAARADGVKLAVASAAPPSNIDFTLDGLDLRHRFDTVVCAADVERGKPHPDGFLLAAQRCGAAPEHCIVFEDAPLGVEAARRAGMRAVVLTTTLPAEAFAEFDNVICIARDFSELNIAELFASSPATN; from the coding sequence ATGAGCCAGACCGTACGCGCTTTCGTTTTCGATATGGATGGCACGATCGTCGACAATATGGCCTTCCACACCCAGTCGTGGCTGGCCTTTTTCGCGCGCCGCGGCCGCGAAGTCGACGCCGACGAGTTTTTCCGCACCACCGCCGGCCGCCAGGGCGGGGAAATCATGCGCAGCTATCTGGGCGAACACCTCAGCCACGAGGAAGTCGCCCTGCTCTCGCATGAGAAGGAAGAACTGTACCGCGAGCTGTACGCGCCGCACCTGGCCACCGTGTCCGGTTTCGATGCGCTGACCGGCGCCGCCCGCGCCGACGGCGTGAAACTGGCCGTGGCCAGCGCCGCGCCGCCGTCGAATATCGACTTCACGCTGGACGGTCTGGATCTGCGCCACCGCTTCGACACCGTGGTCTGCGCCGCCGACGTGGAACGCGGCAAGCCGCATCCCGATGGTTTCCTGCTGGCGGCCCAGCGCTGCGGCGCCGCGCCCGAGCACTGCATCGTGTTCGAGGACGCGCCGCTGGGCGTGGAAGCGGCGCGCCGCGCCGGCATGCGCGCCGTGGTGCTGACCACCACCCTGCCGGCCGAAGCATTTGCGGAGTTCGACAATGTGATCTGCATTGCGCGCGACTTCAGCGAACTGAATATCGCCGAGCTGTTTGCCAGCAGCCCGGCCACCAACTAA
- the lysS gene encoding lysine--tRNA ligase — protein sequence MTTEIQEQAAGPDDNKIIAERRAKLAAIRAQGVAFPNDFVPQHKAADLHLQYGEKTREELEANPVTVVLAGRMMLKREAGKKAAFATLQDSSGAKCDGRIQIYATMDLTGEAAMEALHHYDLGDILGVRGTLFKTKTDELTIKVTELRLITKSLRPLPDKFHGLADQETKYRQRYVDLIMNEETRRTFKARTAAMSSIRRFMEKNDFMEVETPMLHPIPGGAAAKPFITHHNALDMQMYLRIAPELYLKRLVVGGFDRVFEINRNFRNEGVSVRHNPEFTMMEFYAAYTDYKWLMDFTEAVIRQAAVDAHGSAVLTYGGRELDLSKPFHRLTIVGAINKYAPHYTEAQLNDMDFLKAELLKFGVKPFATAGLGALQLALFEETAEAQLWEPTYIIDYPVEVSPLARASDTRPGVTERFELFMVGREIANGFSELNDAEDQSARFLSQVEAKDAGDEEAMYYDADYIRALEYGMPPAGGCGIGIDRLMMLLTDSPNIRDVLLFPHLRRED from the coding sequence ATGACTACGGAAATCCAAGAACAGGCAGCAGGCCCGGACGACAACAAAATCATCGCCGAGCGCCGTGCCAAGCTGGCAGCCATCCGCGCCCAGGGCGTGGCCTTCCCGAACGACTTCGTGCCGCAGCATAAGGCCGCCGACCTGCACCTGCAATACGGCGAGAAGACGCGCGAAGAGCTGGAAGCCAATCCGGTGACCGTGGTCCTGGCTGGCCGCATGATGCTGAAGCGCGAAGCCGGCAAGAAAGCCGCTTTCGCCACCCTGCAGGATTCCTCCGGCGCCAAATGCGACGGCCGCATCCAGATCTACGCAACCATGGACCTGACCGGCGAAGCCGCGATGGAAGCGCTGCACCACTACGACCTGGGCGACATCCTGGGCGTGCGCGGCACCCTGTTCAAGACCAAGACCGACGAGCTGACCATCAAGGTTACGGAACTGCGCCTGATCACCAAGTCGCTGCGTCCGCTGCCGGATAAATTCCACGGCCTGGCCGACCAGGAAACCAAGTACCGCCAGCGCTACGTGGACCTGATCATGAACGAGGAAACCCGCCGCACCTTCAAGGCGCGCACCGCGGCCATGTCCTCGATCCGCCGCTTCATGGAAAAGAACGATTTCATGGAAGTGGAAACCCCGATGCTGCACCCGATTCCGGGCGGCGCGGCGGCCAAGCCTTTCATCACCCACCACAATGCGCTGGACATGCAGATGTATCTGCGTATCGCGCCTGAGCTGTACCTGAAGCGCCTGGTGGTGGGCGGCTTCGACCGCGTGTTCGAGATCAACCGCAACTTCCGCAACGAAGGCGTGTCGGTCCGTCACAACCCTGAATTCACGATGATGGAGTTCTACGCGGCCTACACCGATTACAAATGGCTGATGGACTTCACCGAAGCCGTGATCCGCCAGGCCGCCGTCGACGCCCATGGCAGCGCCGTGCTGACCTATGGCGGCCGCGAGCTGGACCTGTCCAAGCCCTTCCACCGCCTGACCATCGTCGGCGCCATCAACAAGTACGCGCCGCACTACACCGAGGCGCAGCTGAACGATATGGACTTCCTGAAGGCCGAGCTGCTGAAATTCGGCGTCAAGCCTTTCGCCACCGCCGGCCTGGGCGCGCTGCAACTGGCGCTGTTCGAGGAAACCGCGGAAGCCCAGCTGTGGGAACCGACCTATATCATCGACTACCCGGTCGAAGTGTCGCCGCTGGCGCGCGCCTCCGACACCCGTCCAGGCGTCACCGAGCGCTTCGAGCTGTTCATGGTGGGCCGCGAAATCGCCAACGGCTTCTCGGAGCTGAACGATGCGGAAGACCAGTCGGCCCGCTTCCTGTCGCAGGTTGAGGCCAAGGACGCCGGCGATGAAGAGGCGATGTACTACGACGCCGACTACATCCGCGCGCTGGAATACGGCATGCCGCCAGCCGGCGGTTGCGGCATCGGCATCGACCGCCTGATGATGCTGCTGACCGATTCGCCGAATATCCGCGACGTGTTGCTCTTCCCCCACCTGCGCCGCGAAGACTGA